The Meriones unguiculatus strain TT.TT164.6M chromosome 6, Bangor_MerUng_6.1, whole genome shotgun sequence genome has a window encoding:
- the Foxb1 gene encoding forkhead box protein B1, which yields MPRPGRNTYSDQKPPYSYISLTAMAIQSSPEKMLPLSEIYKFIMDRFPYYRENTQRWQNSLRHNLSFNDCFIKIPRRPDQPGKGSFWALHPSCGDMFENGSFLRRRKRFKVLKSDHLAPSKPADAAQYLQQQAKLRLSALAASGTHLPQMPAAAYNLGGVAQPSGFKHPFAIENIIAREYKMPGGLAFSAMQPVPAAYPLPNQLTTMGSSLGTGWPHVYGSAGMIDSATPISMASGDYSAYGVPLKPLCHAAGQTLPAIPVPIKPTPAAVPALPALPAPIPTLLSNSPPSLSPTSSQTATSQSSPATPSETLTSPASALHSVAVH from the coding sequence ATGCCTCGGCCGGGCCGCAACACGTACAGCGACCAGAAGCCGCCCTACTCCTACATCTCCCTGACCGCCATGGCCATCCAGAGCTCCCCGGAAAAGATGCTGCCGCTCAGCGAGATCTACAAGTTCATCATGGACCGCTTCCCCTACTACCGGGAGAACACTCAGCGCTGGCAGAACAGCCTGCGCCACAACCTCTCCTTCAACGACTGCTTCATCAAGATCCCGAGGCGGCCGGACCAGCCGGGCAAGGGCAGTTTCTGGGCGCTGCACCCCAGCTGCGGGGACATGTTCGAGAACGGCAGCTTCCTGCGGCGCCGCAAGCGCTTCAAGGTGCTCAAGTCCGACCACCTGGCGCCCAGCAAGCCGGCGGACGCCGCGCAGTACCTCCAGCAGCAGGCTAAGCTGCGGCTCAGCGCGCTGGCCGCCTCGGGCACCCATCTGCCGCAGATGCCGGCCGCCGCCTACAACCTGGGCGGCGTGGCGCAGCCCTCCGGCTTCAAGCACCCCTTCGCCATCGAGAACATCATCGCGAGGGAGTACAAGATGCCCGGGGGACTGGCCTTCTCTGCCATGCAGCCCGTCCCGGCTGCCTACCCTCTCCCTAACCAGTTGACTACCATGGGCAGCTCCCTGGGCACGGGCTGGCCCCACGTGTACGGTTCGGCGGGTATGATCGACTCGGCCACCCCCATCTCCATGGCGAGCGGCGACTACAGCGCCTACGGAGTACCGCTGAAGCCCCTGTGCCACGCCGCGGGCCAGACGCTGCCCGCCATCCCGGTGCCCATCAAGCCCACGCCGGCCGCGGTGCCCGCCCTGCCAGCGCTGCCCGCGCCCATCCCCACCCTGCTCTCGAACTCCCCGCCCTCGCTCAGCCCCACGTCCTCGCAGACAGCCACCAGCCAAAGCAGCCCAGCCACCCCGAGCGAGACCCTCACCAGCCCGGCCTCCGCCTTGCACTCGGTGGCGGTTCACTGA